From the genome of Bremerella sp. JC817:
ACATCCCGGCGCGGAGCAAGGTTTCCTTGGCCGTGCGGTAGAGCCGCCGACGGCCGCCGACGAAGCCCTTGGCTTCCTTCAGTAAACGCTTCTTGGCCCGTCGGCGGGCCGATCCTTTCCTCGCGCGCATCGCTCAGGTTCTCGACGATCAGGAAGGTGGCTTGGGACTCGGAAATTCGATATCGATTCGAGGGGCGC
Proteins encoded in this window:
- a CDS encoding 50S ribosomal protein L20; this translates as MRARKGSARRRAKKRLLKEAKGFVGGRRRLYRTAKETLLRAGM